The nucleotide window TGCGCGAGGCCGTGACCATGGCCCGGGTGCGCCACCCCAACGTGGCCCAGGTCCTGGACGTGGACGAGGACGCCGCCGGCCCGTTCTTCGTCATGGAGTATTTCTGCAACAACCTGGGCGTGGTCCTGGGCGAGGACTACGAGATGGACAAGCCCTGCCGCCGCCTGCCGGTGGACACGGGCCTGCGCTACGCCCGCCAGATGCTCTCGGCCCTGCGGCGGCTGCACTTCGAGGGCGTGGCCCACCGCGACCTGAAGCCCTTCAACGTCATGCTGGCGGACTTCGGCGAGGGCCGCGACGAGGTCAAGCTCATCGACTTCGGACTCTCGCGGCTGCGCGGCGAGGTGGGCGTCGGCCACGCGGGCATGGTCGTTGGCTCGCCGTTCTATACCGCGCCGGAGCAGGAGCGCGACCCGGAGGGGGCCGACGCCCGGGCGGACCTCTTTTCCATCGGCGTGACCCTGCACCGGATGATCACCGGCTTCCTACCCGAGGAGCGGCCGAAGAACCGCAAGCCTGTCGCTGAAATGAACCCTGAACTGGGTTCAGAATTCGACGAATTCTTTGAAAAGGCCCTTTCGCCCGCGCCGGAAGGGCGTTTCGCCTCGGCCGGGGACATGCTCGCCGCCCTGGACGAGCTGGAGGAGCGCTGGCGCGCCCGCAAGGAGGCCACCTGCTCCCTGCTGGAGTCCCCGCCGCCCGCCCCGCCTTGCGCCGAGCGGCCGCGTTCCGCCCCGCTCAAGGCCGGGGTGCGCGGGGCGCGGGCCGTCTTCGGCCTGGATGAATTCTGGCGGCCGCTGGCGGCCTCCGGCGGCGACCTCCGGGACAGCGGCGACGGCGCGGTCCTGGACCGGGCCACGGGCCTGGTCTGGGAGCGCGGCGGCTCGGACTACCCCCTGGCCTGGGACCAGGCCCTGGAGCACGCGGCCTGGTGCCGGGCCCGCCGCCTGGGCGGCCGGACGGACTGGCGGCTGCCCACGGTGGACGAACTGGCCACGCTCTTCGCCCGGGCCCCCCGGCCCGGGGAGTTCTGCCTGGAGGCCGTGTTCGACCCGGACAAGCGCCGCCTCTGGAGCGCGGACCAGAAGTCCTACGTGGCCGCCTGGTACGTGGACGCCGAAACCGGCTTCGTCTGGTGGCAGGACATGACCTGCGGCTTCCACGCCCGCTGCGTGGCGGGATAGCGGGCCGTCGCGGCGGCGCGGACGGTGAACGGCCTTTTTGAACCGGCCTGAAGGGCCTCTCCAGGGAAGGAGATCGCATGCGGCAGTCATTCTTGAGCGGTCTGGACGAGCGGTTGCGCGAGGAGCGGCGCTTCGCCCACGGCGGCGACCTGCGCAGGCTGGCCGAGAAGGCGGGCTGCGCGCCTTCGGAAATCCTCGACTTCTCCGTCTGCCTGAACCCCCTGGGGCCGCCGCCCTGGCTGGCCCGCGAGGTGGGCCGGGCCCTGGCCGAGGTGTCCGCCTACCCGGACTCCGAGAGTTCCGACGTGGGCCTGGCGGCCTGCGAGCTGTACAAGGTCTGGCCCACCCAGGTGGTGGTGGGCAACGGGGCCTCGGAACTGCTCCAGGCATTGCCCCGGCTGGGAAAGTGGAAGCAGGCCGTGATCCCCGCGCCGACCTACGTGGACTATGGCCGGGTCTGCCGTCAGGCGGGCCTGGCGGTGCGGACCCTGGCGCTCAAGCCGGAGCAGGGCTTCGTTCTGGACCTGGCGGCCCTGGAGCGGGAGATCGCCGCGCCGTCCCTGGTCTTTCTCTGCCGCCCCAACAACCCCACGGGCCGGGGCTTCGAGGCCCAGGCCCTGCGCGACCTGGCCGGGCGCAAGCCGGACTCGCTGTTCGTGGTGGACGAGTCCTTCGCGGACTTCGGCGAGGACCAGGACCGCCTCGTGCGCCGTCGGCCGGACAACGTCCTGGCCGTGCTCTCGCTGACCAAGTTCTTCTGCATGCCGGGCCTGCGCCTGGGCCTGGCCTTCGCCGAGCCGGAGACCGCCGCCCGGCTCAAGGAGTTGCTGCCGCCCTGGTCGGTGAACGTCATGGCCCAGCGGGTGGGCGCGCGGGCCCTCAAGGATCGGGCCTACCAGGAGGAGTCGCAACGCCGGGGCCGGGAGCTGCGCGAGGAGCTGGCCCGCGAGATCCGGGCCCTGCCCGGGTTCCAGGTCCTGCCCTCGGAGGCCAACTTCCTGCTCTGCCGGACCCTGCGGGCGGGCATGACCGCCCGGGAGGTCTTCGACCGGCTCCTGGCCGAGCGCATCGCCGTGCGGGTCTGCGACAACTTCGAGGGCCTGGACGGCTCCTGGTTCCGGGTGGGCGTGCGAGGTTCCGGGGACAACGCCCGGCTGGTGGAGGGCCTGTCGCGCATCGCCGGGGTTTCCCGGCCCCTGGTGGAGGAGCGCCGCCGCCGCACGCCCGCGCTCATGGTCCAGGGCACCAGCTCGGACGCGGGCAAGAGTCTGCTCGCGGCCGGGCTCTGCCGGGTCTTCCTGCAGGACGGCCTGCGCGTGGCCCCGTTCAAGGCCCAGAACATGTCCAACAACTCCTTCGTCACGGCCGACGGCGCGGAGATGGGCCGAGCCCAGGTGGTCCAGGCCCAGGCCTGCCGCCTGGCCCCGGAGGCGCGCATGAACCCGGTGCTGCTCAAGCCCGGCTCGGACACGGGCAGCCAGGTGGTGGTCCTGGGCAAACCCGTGGGCAACATGAACGTGGGCCGGTACGTGGAGTACAAGCCCACGGCCTTCGAGGCCGTGAAGAAGGCCTACGACGGACTGTCCGCCGAGTTCGACCTGATGGTCCTGGAGGGCGCGGGCAGCCCGGCGGAGATCAACCTCAAGCAGCACGACATCGTGAACATGCGCATGGCCGAGCACGCCGACGCCCGGGTGCTCCTGGTGGGCGACATCGACCGGGGCGGGGTCTTCGCGGCCCTGACCGGGACCATGGAACTGCTCACCGAGGCCGAGCGGGCGCGGGTCATGGGCTACGCCCTGAACAAGTTCCGGGGCGACCGCTCCCTGCTCGACCCGGCGCTCTCGGCCATGTTCGAGCTTACCGGCCGCCCGGTCCTCGGCGTGGTCCCCTGGCTGCGCGACCTGGGCCTGCCCGAGGAGGACTCGGTGTCCTTCGGCCGGGGCTTCGGCGGGAAAAACAAGCGCGAGGACCGGCTGGACGTGGTCTGCCTGGCCCTGCCGCGCGTCTCCAACTTCAACGACCTGGACCCCCTGGCCGCCGAGCCGGACGTGGCCCTGCGGCTGGTGGACTCGCCCCTGGAGCTGGGCCTGCCGGACGCGATCATCCTGCCGGGGAGCAAGAGCACGGTGCCGGACATGCGCGCGCTCAAGGGCGCGGGCATGGCGGCTGCGCTGCGCTCCCTGGCCGCCGACCCCGCCGGGCCGGTGATCGTGGGGCTCTGCGCCGGGATGCAGATGCTCGGGGCCGAAATCCTCGACCCCCACGGCCTGGAGTCGGACAGCGGCAGCGTGGACGGCTTCAACCTCCTGCCCGTGAGCACCACCCTGGCCGCGGAAAAGACCCTCACCCGGGTGGAGGGCCGTCACGCGGCCAGCGGCCTGCCCGTGCGCGGCTACGAAATCCACCACGGCCGCAGCCGTCCGGTGGCCGAGGGGGTGGAGGAGACCGTGCTGGACGACGAGGGCCGGGCCCTGGGCTTCGGCCTGCCCGGCGGCCGCGTCTGGGGCTCCTACGTGCACGGCCTGTTCGACGACGACCGCTTCCGGCGCTGGTTCGTGGACGACCTGCGGCGGCGCAAGGGGCTCGAACCGCTGGGCGAGCCGCAGACGGTCTACGACCTGGAGCCCGCCCTGGACCGGCTGGCCGACGCGGTGCGCGAGAGCCTGGACATGGGCCGCATCTACAAGGCCCTGGGCTTCGATGTCAGGGGGCGGGGCAGCCTGCTCTAGGGCGGGCCGCTAGGGATCGATGCCGTCGCGCTTGTTCTGCAGCACCACCCGGGCCAGATAGCCCGCGCCCAGGGCCACCACCAGGGCCGGGAGGTCCTGGGTCCAGAGCGCCAGCCCCAGCAGGGGCGCGGCCACGGCCATCATGGCGGCCTGGAGTTTCTTGCGTCGGTCCCAGGGCCGCGCGCGCCAGTCGTGCTCCAGACGGATGATCCGCGCGGCCAGCCGTTCCGACCCGCCGAGGCCCAGGCGGCGCATGGGCGGCAGCTTGAGGTCCAGGAAGGCCGCGGCCGCGCCGCCGAAGAGCGCCAGCCCCAGCAGCCCCTTGTTGCGCAGCCAAAGGCCCGGGACGAGGAGGAACAGGCAGAAGGCCTGGCTCCACCAGTTCCAGGGATTGATGTGCCGCCGCCAGAGCAGGTCGCGGATGCCGGGCTTTTGGTCCATGGCGCAGTCTAGGCCGGAGGGCCGCGCCATTGCAAGAGCCTCCCGGCCCTGGTAGGAATTCCGCATGGACGAAAAACTGGAAGGCGACATTCTGGAACTGGGCGCCGCGCTGCGCGCCCGGGGACTGACCCTGGCCTGCGCCGAGTCCTGCACCGGCGGCCTGCTGGCCGGGGCCCTGACCTCGGTGGCGGGCAGCTCGGACTGGTTTCTGGGCGGAGTGGTGGCCTACCACGACTTGATCAAGACCCGCCTCCTGGACGTGCCGGAAACCCGCCTGCGCCGGCACGGGGCCGTGAGCGAGCCCGTGGTGGCGGCCATGGCCCACGGCGCGCGCGGCGCGTTCTGCGCCGACCTGGCGGTGTCCATCTCCGGCATCGCCGGACCCGGCGGCGGCACGCCGGAAAAGCCCGTGGGCACGGTCTGGATGGCCTGGGCCTCGCCCGAGGGCGTCACCACCCGGAAGTTCCTCTTCGAGGGCGACCGGGCCGGGGTGCGCGACCAGAGCGTGGCCGAGGCCGTGGCCGGGTTGCTGGCCCTGGCCGGGCGGGGCTGAGGGCCGGGCGCATGCGCTGGGGCCGCGGCTGGGCGTCGATGCTGCTCGCGGCCGCGC belongs to Desulfovibrio aminophilus and includes:
- a CDS encoding DUF1566 domain-containing protein, which translates into the protein MKRIGRYEILGLLGRGGMGAVYKAAAPRTGRVVALKLCRPAEIMADVVGLEECRRLFLREAVTMARVRHPNVAQVLDVDEDAAGPFFVMEYFCNNLGVVLGEDYEMDKPCRRLPVDTGLRYARQMLSALRRLHFEGVAHRDLKPFNVMLADFGEGRDEVKLIDFGLSRLRGEVGVGHAGMVVGSPFYTAPEQERDPEGADARADLFSIGVTLHRMITGFLPEERPKNRKPVAEMNPELGSEFDEFFEKALSPAPEGRFASAGDMLAALDELEERWRARKEATCSLLESPPPAPPCAERPRSAPLKAGVRGARAVFGLDEFWRPLAASGGDLRDSGDGAVLDRATGLVWERGGSDYPLAWDQALEHAAWCRARRLGGRTDWRLPTVDELATLFARAPRPGEFCLEAVFDPDKRRLWSADQKSYVAAWYVDAETGFVWWQDMTCGFHARCVAG
- a CDS encoding cobyric acid synthase, producing the protein MRQSFLSGLDERLREERRFAHGGDLRRLAEKAGCAPSEILDFSVCLNPLGPPPWLAREVGRALAEVSAYPDSESSDVGLAACELYKVWPTQVVVGNGASELLQALPRLGKWKQAVIPAPTYVDYGRVCRQAGLAVRTLALKPEQGFVLDLAALEREIAAPSLVFLCRPNNPTGRGFEAQALRDLAGRKPDSLFVVDESFADFGEDQDRLVRRRPDNVLAVLSLTKFFCMPGLRLGLAFAEPETAARLKELLPPWSVNVMAQRVGARALKDRAYQEESQRRGRELREELAREIRALPGFQVLPSEANFLLCRTLRAGMTAREVFDRLLAERIAVRVCDNFEGLDGSWFRVGVRGSGDNARLVEGLSRIAGVSRPLVEERRRRTPALMVQGTSSDAGKSLLAAGLCRVFLQDGLRVAPFKAQNMSNNSFVTADGAEMGRAQVVQAQACRLAPEARMNPVLLKPGSDTGSQVVVLGKPVGNMNVGRYVEYKPTAFEAVKKAYDGLSAEFDLMVLEGAGSPAEINLKQHDIVNMRMAEHADARVLLVGDIDRGGVFAALTGTMELLTEAERARVMGYALNKFRGDRSLLDPALSAMFELTGRPVLGVVPWLRDLGLPEEDSVSFGRGFGGKNKREDRLDVVCLALPRVSNFNDLDPLAAEPDVALRLVDSPLELGLPDAIILPGSKSTVPDMRALKGAGMAAALRSLAADPAGPVIVGLCAGMQMLGAEILDPHGLESDSGSVDGFNLLPVSTTLAAEKTLTRVEGRHAASGLPVRGYEIHHGRSRPVAEGVEETVLDDEGRALGFGLPGGRVWGSYVHGLFDDDRFRRWFVDDLRRRKGLEPLGEPQTVYDLEPALDRLADAVRESLDMGRIYKALGFDVRGRGSLL
- a CDS encoding CinA family protein; protein product: MDEKLEGDILELGAALRARGLTLACAESCTGGLLAGALTSVAGSSDWFLGGVVAYHDLIKTRLLDVPETRLRRHGAVSEPVVAAMAHGARGAFCADLAVSISGIAGPGGGTPEKPVGTVWMAWASPEGVTTRKFLFEGDRAGVRDQSVAEAVAGLLALAGRG